The genomic stretch CAGCAATCCATGCGGACCATCTCAGTCCCACAAGCTTTGGGTGCACCCAGGAGGCCAACCAGAGAGGCCAAACTGTGGgtgaggggctgcagggaggctgTAGGGGCTCCAGGCCAACAGCCATAACGGAGGACAGAGAAGGCAAGGGATTCATCCGTGTCTAGGTGGAGTTTGGAGGTAGCCACTCCAGGGGTGCTCTTGAGGGGCTCCAAAGACTAGGTGGGCATGAGGGAGGGCCCAGGCTTCTGCATGGAACAGCAGCCCCAGAGGCTGTTCCTATTTATAGGCATCACAAGACTCCTAGGGCAGGTGCCTGCTTCAGGGAAGGCGGGGTGGAACGGGCTGAGAGGGCAGCGGGGGGAGACAATGTGTCCAACGCCCAGGCCCTCCTCCAGCTTCCAGGCCGCGACCCTACTCCAAGTCAAGCCACCCTCGCCCCATGCCCCATATGCTCAGGGACACCAGTAAGGGTGGACCTCACCCCCCCCTCAGCAGCCacattcccctcctccccaggaacATGCACTGGACCCTGGCTGATTCCCCAGGGGGAGTGAGGACATACCTACCCACCTACCTACCTTCTTTTCTACAGACCTGGGACTTCTGCCAGGTATAGCAGAGCACCCAGTTtctcagaaccagactcagagaGGGCCCCAGGATCCAGAGCCTGTTCCGCAGGGATCCCACAAAATCAAAGTCCTGGGCCTGTCCTGGCCAGCCGCATGACCTGGGACACGGTCCTGCCTCTCTTTGGGCCTGAGTTACTAATGGTTTGGAGGAGGGGATTGCTAAGGTTCTCTGAGCAGGGGTCTCACCTCCTCATCCCCTTCAGGTGCCACCAGTCACCTCCACTCCATTGCATGTGTGGAGCCCCCTGCCTAGATGTCCCCTGCCCTCTTTGTCTGACTCAATGTTCCTCATCCAGGACTCCTGGGTGTCCCCCAGCCTGTGCTTCCCCCATTGCAACCTCAGTGACCGTGTCCTAGCACCTGGTGGCTGCTCTGTCTGACCCCAGATGGCAGGGTCCAGTGGGGGCGGGGATGGTGTGTATACTTGGTCGCTGTGCACCAGTGACCCTTAGGAGGTGCTCTGTAAATATCTGAGTGTCATGAGCATTGCTAAGGTGAACTGGGGCAGGTCAAGGATGCCCTGACACAGTGTGGTGGTTAAGGATGAGGGCTGTCAAGCCAGGTTACTGCCTAGCTGTGGGCCCTTGGGCAACTTACTTGACACCTCAGATGGGGTctgagtttccccatctctaacaTGGGATAATAATAACCAAGGCTACCCCACAGGGTTTTTTTGAGAATGACATGAGATGATCACATAAAGGGCTTGGTGTGTAGGAAACCCCTGACAGAGTGCTTGGAGATTCCTGGAAACCAAGGCCTTTAGAGCAGGCCACGGAGATGAAGGGAGACAAGTAGTACATCACCCTGTACTGCACTCACCACTCTTCACCTTCACCAGGCTCCTGCCTGGCCCTTGAACATGCCAGGCTCCTcctcaccacagggcctttgcacctgctgttcccgcTCCCTGGCTTGCCCTTCCCACCATTCATTCCATGCTCCACTCAAATTCTACCCCCTCAGGGAGGCTTTCCCAGGTTCTCCAGGCATGATCCTGGCACTCTTGTTAAATACCTTCACAGCACCTGTCACTACCTGCCCATATGTTATTTATATAGTTGcttgttgtctgtctcccctactaGAATGTCAGGTCCCTGAGGGCAGAAACTTTTGCCACTTTGGTTTACAGCTGTATCTCCAGCGCCTAGAacagagtctggcacatagtggTTGCTGAGTATTCAATGAAGGAATAACAAATCTTGAGGTGGGGACAGTGTGAGATCCCCTTTTGCTGGGAAACCGAGGCATAAAGGGGTGGCTGTCATCCCTGACTACCCAGTCTCTCCCTAACCACTAGAGGGCATAAGATGTTTGGGACCAATGGCTCAGGGACTCACCAAGACAGTGCAGCCAAGAGGGAACTGGGATAGACTGATGGGAATGGGGTATGCCTGGGGAACAAGTGGGCTCAGGGAGGGGAGATAGGTGTGCTAAGCTAGGCACCTGGACACAATTAGTACGCTCAGAGAAGGAAGCTAGGCAGACCTGAGTCAAGTCCCAGCTCCTTGTCACCCACTGGGGGGCCTTGGTCAGGTCATTAGCTCCCAGGACCTCTGTTTtcacaactgtaaaatgggaaactaAGCAGAATGCAGAGGCTCTGAACCCAGGCAGAATCAGAATTCCAACTCAGCCCCTGCTGGGCTGGGTGACTTGGCCTTCCCTGAGCCTCCGGGACCTGGCTGGATGCTCCCCCAGGGCCACAGGGCCCACCCTCTTACCAGAAATGCCACCTCTGCCATCCAGAATGTCTCGAGGGCTTTCCTTGGTGACAGGCAGGTAATGGGTGGACCGGAAGATGCAACCTTCCCCCTCAGCAACCTCAGCCCCACCTTCGATGTCCTCCCTCGGCGCTGGGCCAGGCAGTCTCTCAGGGCCTCGAGGACGATCCGGGGCGGCCAGGCCGCCTGCCAGGGGCCCATCCATAGATGCTCTCTGCTTGGCTCCACTCAGCTGCCCGCCTGGCTCAGTGAGGCATTGTAGGTCTGGGGGCAGAGAGACAGGTGCTTAGGGGAGGTAGGAAAGGCACGCagtctgcctcagtttctccttccttGAAGCCCCAGTCCTCAGCCTTGCAGctcagtgcctcagtttacctCCCAGCACAGGTGAGCAAGTACATGGTACTGAGGCCCTATCCTCACACATTGTATCCCAAAGGTCCCTAACCTCAGcatgcctcagtctccccatccaTGACTCCTCTCTTTACACAGATCCTGCACTGCCTCAGTTTACCCCATTTTACAACATGCACACTCAGCCACCTTGTTTTCTTGCAGCATTAATCCTATCACTTCTAGATGGCTCCCTTCATTCATACACTGCTGCACTTTCCCCAATTGTGCCCTCACTTCCATGCACGTGCATATCCTGTGCGCATGCCTCAGCTGGAATCCCGAATCCCAGCCACTTCTACACTCTGATCCTATACACTGTCTCAAGTCCCCCCCCATCATTACCCCTGCacttttcttgcttctgttgCCCGTATCAGTTACCCCTGCACTTTTCCCACACTCCAACCCTCCTTCCACACACAACCTTAGGATTCTCCAGCATTAACCCCTTCACCCTCACACTCAGCCTCAAGTGACCCCAGCATTAACCCCCTCGCTTCACCCCAACATTACCCCTCATGCATACCCAGCCTGGGTTCCTTCATCCCACCCTCCCAAGATCTCTTCAGTCTGAGGGCAAAAGGGAAGGATGGGGCTCCTGGTCCAGAAATGAGGACCCTGGGGAggctgtgggggtgggggctgtctTCTCCACCTATAAATACCTTCAAGGTAACGGCGGAAAGTGAAGGGCAGGAATGAGGCGCCCTCCCCAGGGAGATGGTGGGAGGCCGAGCCCAGGCaaccggggcggggccggggctccAGGCCTGGCTGCAGGCGCTGCCCTCGGGGGCCTGGAGGCTCCCAGGGGGCCCGTCCGTGGACTGGCCGTTGTGGGGGGGGTCCCTGCCCAGGCCCCACGGAAGCACTTGCGGGTGCCCACCGGGTGGGCACTGCCCGCGGGGAACGGGCGGGACCGCAACTTCGGAGCACTTTGGCAGCGTGGGGAGGAGGGCTCCCTCCTGGACACCCCCGGGGGTCGCAGGGATGGTGGCGGCGCCGCGCCAGCGCACCCCTCGGGGCGCCAGGGTCCGGGAGATGCGCCCTCCGCCCGTGCACCTCGGGGCGGGAGACCCCGCGGGACGCGCCGAGGTAGGGGGGACACCTGCCCCAAgaccccctctcctccccacaacCTGTGCGGCCCCGCCCCCGACCAGGCCCCGCCcctgcaggccccgcccccgccccccgccccggggggTCCCGCCTGGCCCTGCCCGGCCcgggcctccccctccccgtgccgGCTCCGCCCCGCCCGCGGGCTCCCCAGGCCGGGCCGGGCCTCACCGGGGAGGCGGCGCCGCCGGCTGGGCGCCGGGGCTCGGAGCTCCCTTCTTTGGTGCAGCCGTCGCTGCCGCTACGGTCCTCGCCGCTCCCGGTGCCGGTGCCGCGGCctccgcagccgccgccgcctccaCCGCTCGGGGGACATTGTCCCTTTAAATCgctccccccgccgccccgccccccccggcGCGCCGCCGTGACCTCAGCGCGACAGCCCCGCCGCGCCGCCATGATGGGGAGGTCCGGGtcaacccctcccccccacccctgcctgctcCACCTCGGTGGGGGGGCAGCTAGCAGCAGCGCCGCCATGTTGGGAGTGGCCAGTCGGGTGACCCTTAAAGGGCCCGCGCGGCCTGAGAGTCCAGGGACAGGCTCTGTTACCATGACAACACTCTTGTCCTTCTGCCCTCAATGGCTCTTCATCACCCCACTGGTTCTTCCAATGCTAGGACCGCTAATAGCACCAGAagagcggggagggggcagggaagttCCCCCGTGGGTCATTCATAGGTCATTGAGGACTCCACATGGCGAATCCTTAGCCTTCAGTCCCCTGCTCCCAATCAGCTACGTTCCAACCACAAGCTCATTCCCTCCTTCCTCATTATGCACACTGAACTTCATTACCTCCATGACCCTACAGCTGCCCTAGGTCCGCAGTGTAAGACCCCCTTCTCCACCCAACCCCCGGGTTCACAGTCACTAGGACTACCCCATAATGCGCACATAATAGGACTGTTGCTTTGCCCACCCACCACCCATCTACATGTCCAACCACCCATCCATCTCCCCACCCATTCATCTACACATTCAGTGGATCAACCGCTCATCTACCCATCCAGTCAACTAACCAACCACCTATCCATCCACTCCTCCAACCACCTGtcaatccatccatccctccatccaaaTACCCACTCAAACCAACCATTAACCTCCCATCTACATACTCCTCCATCCACTACCCAAGTAAACACCTACTTATCCAAACAACCAAGCAAGCATCCACCCACCTCTACACATAATCCTTTCACCCAGTCACCCAAACACCCAACCATCAAttgcatgtttgtttgtttgtcttctccAGTAGAGtgtaagttccatgagaacaGGAGTCTGTCTGTCTAGTATATTATTGTCTCCCCACTGCCCAGATCGAGTCTCAGGAGACCTCAACAAATGTACATGCAATACATATAACCACTTAATTAATTCAAATGTTTATTTCCTATTACCATCCAGACCTTTTCTAGGCAGACGTACCCATCCCAGCTAACCACCTACTCAGCTAATCACCTACCAGGGCAAACATCCAGCAAATGCTAACTATTCATCTGCCTATTGTCCTACCCACCCTATCcctcacccatccacccacccattaTTCAAATGCCCGCTCATTTTCCCAGTGACCACTCGCAGAGCTTAACCATCTCCACACCTACCCACCCCTTCCTTTATTTGCCTTCCAGACCCACGCCCTCACTGCATGAGGGAGCTGGTGTGGGATTTGGGGTCCTAGGAAGATGCTCTCATCTTGGATCTGGGAATTAGTAGAGGTGGGATCTGGGCTTCACTGAGAAGCAAGTGCTGCCCCTAACAATGACAAATACCTTTTACTGAACACTTTAAACTATGGGTCTTCTACTGTGTAAGGGACTTTAgatccattttacaaatgaggaaatcaaggttCTGAGAGAGTGAgggcctaaggtcacacagctggtggggCTCTCCCTATATCACCCCCCTCCCCTGAGACCTCCAATTAGGGGAGAATTTGGGGGAGCTGAATGGGGGGGTGCTTTCTGATTGGCAATActtagaggcaaaaaaaaaaacatcaatttTTTACTGAAATCAAGATTTTACTGGGCAACCTGATAGTGCCAGACTGGTTGGCACCTACAGCTCCACTCCCTACTGCAGGCCACGTGGGTTTGAGGCAGGGGTTGGAAAGGCCCCTAAGACCGCTTTTTCTCTGCTCCCAGAACACGTAGGGCCGAGTGGGCAGCTCAAGTGGTGTCTCCGTTGATGCAGGGTGTTttgaggggcaggggctggctcTGGGACCCCGATGTCCTGGGAAGAAGCTGCAGGCTCTGAATGGTCTCCCTCAGCTGGGCCTGAGTACTCTCTATCTCGGCCAGGCGGCACTCCTGGGGAGGCAGCAGCAGTGGACTCAGAGCCAGGGGAGGGTTGCACCCAACTCTTGTTCCCTCACCCAGCCCAGATATGCTCCAGGGCTCGGGCAGGGGTCTCACCAGACTTTTCAACCTGTGGCCCTCATTAGTTGGAGGATCGCGCTCTGGATCCAACTTCGCGGTCCTGTGGGGATCAGGGGCAAAGGGAAAGAGTCAGAGGCTGAGGAACATCCCTCCAGCTCTTGGTTGAAGAGTCAGGGACTCGGGGGCGAAGCTTGGAATGGAGGCGGGGTTTGtccaggctggggggtggggcctAGATCAGTCTGAAGAAGGGGCTGCTGAATTAGAGCCCGGACCGTCTGGGAGGAAAGGACAAACCAACCAGCCGTTGGAGGCGGGTCTTGGCTAGTCCTGAGCTGGGTCATGAGCGGGATGGGGGAATGCCCAGACTAAGAGATAGTGGGTCTGTCCTAATCTGTGTGGGAGAAGCTGATTGAGGGACTGGACGAGAGGCCCTCCCAGGGACTTGGGGCGGGTGGAGCTGACCAAGAGGCGGGTCTTAGGTGTGTTGGGGTGGGTCTTGCAGAGGGGGCGTGGCCGTGACAGGCATGATTTGGGTGGGACTGACTGGGAGGCGGGGCCGGAGCCTATCTCTAATAGAAAGCCCACCTGGGGGCGGAGCTAATGGGGAGGGCGGCGCTTACCCTTCTCGGAGCCTGGTAGCCAGGTTCTGAAGCTGGCTCCGAAGCTGCTCCTGCTGCTCGCTCAAGGCCCGGATGTGGGTGCCGAGTGACTCCACGAGGCCGAACAGCGCCTTCTGATCCTGCCGCAGGGCGGCCACCTCACACTGCAGCTCCGTCATCTGTGGGGAGGGAGCAGCTGTAACCTGAGCCATCGTCCCGCCCCTTCTCCCCAAGGACCCTGACCTCCCTGTACCCTGTGCTCTGCCTCCTCACCGCCCTGCCTATTGGGGAACGATGCCCTAAttgtacagaagaggaaactgaggctcagagagggctggGTTATGCCTAGGTCACACAGCACAGCAAGCTCGGTATTTGAACCGAGACTTGCCCATCTTTCAGTCTTTTTCCAATCCTGTCTCCCCACTCTGTGTGCGGGCGGACCTGGGCTGTACCTCACCTTGCCCATGGGTCGGTGGGTGCCCAGCGTTTGGTCTCTGTCCCGTGGCTGGTCCAGCTGGCGCTGCCAGGGAACCGACGGCTTCCGAGGCAGCGATGCTGAGGTTCCGGTCCGGGGCCGGCCGCGGGGCACGGGTCCCGTGCGTAGGGAGCCTTTGGGTCGCGGCCGCGGCCCTGCAGACGGGTGGTGGCGAGCGGGGCGGCCAGCCGGGACGCTCTGCGTGCGCTGCACCGGCCGAGGCAGCCGCGGGGGCTGCTCCTCGTCCGGCCGTGGCCGGGCCCAACTACCTGCACCGTGAACGCTGCGCAGGGACTGGCTCTTGGAAATGAGAGGGGTATGCTTGGGGAGGTCTCGGGGGGCCAGAAAGCCAGGCTTCTCTCCTGCAGAGATGCTGGGGGTGGGACGGGGGAGCTCAGACGCTCCACCGGTTCCTGAGCGGACCGCATCTCTACCTCCGACCAGAAATAACCCCACCCCTGATCTTTTACTTCTATGTGACCCTATTGCTGAAGGGATCACATTTTGACTTCTGATCCTGTCCTGGACTTCTGACAATACTGTCCCTTCTGTGACCTTTGACACAACCTCAATCTAACCCTCTGATTTCTTTCTAGCCTTGTCCCTGAACTCTGACACAGTGTTACCCTTGACTTGAGCCTCTCTGTAACCTCTGCTTCCAGTTTGCCTGAGCTTGACCTCTGCTCACAACTGTAccctcttccttcccaatctgacTCCCTCTTGTCCCCAACCTCTGACCTTAAACTCACTCTGTCTCAGCCTCCTGAAAGAACATAGTCcctgacttctgacctccaaaatgACTCTGCCCATAACCCTTGACCCCATCTGACCCTGGGCCCGACCTGTTTGCAATATGAACCTGTCCCTGACCCTTGATGATGTGTCTTAACATCCATCTGACCCACTCTGACCCCTGATTTGACCCTATCCACAACCTCTCTCTGAAACCTGCCCCTCATTGCTGACCACAATGTCACTTTCTCTCTGACCCCAGATGTGACCTCTCCCTGATCTCTGCAATGCTTAATCCCCACCTCAGATTCCAATCTGACCCTGTGCCCGCCCTCTGATTGTACTCTGagcccctccctgacccctgaGATGATCTTGTCTCCAGCCTCTGACCTCCATCCTACACTGTTTCTGACACTGACCCCAACATGACCCTGTCTCTGACCCCTGACATGATCCTGTCTTCACCTCTGACCACAGTTTGACCCTGTGATGCCTTTGGCCCTTCCCCTGCTCCTACCCATCAGAACTGGATCAGACTTGAGGCAGGTAGGTTACCTGGAATggacctgggctgggggtggtggaagACGCATTGGCACAGACACAGGTACAGGTCGGCCTTCCTCGATGGCACTCAGGATGGTGGGCAGTGGTTCCAGGCTGTCACGggttgcctggcaaagcaatgcAGGGGGGGTGCTGAGCAAGCTCTCCAGGACCAGAGGCTCCCTACTCTCTTGCCTCCATACCTCATATTCTGGGCTTTGGGCTCAGGCCACACCTGGTCAAGTTCAGCAAAGATGGTACAGAGCTGGGCATGCAGGACTGCCAGCTGGAGGGCCAGGTCATTGCTGCCCTGGTAACCACTGGGTGCTGTGTGCACATCCACCATGGCCACTTGGTCCAGGAAGTGTTGCATGGCAGGTCCATGATCCTCCAGGAAGCTATTCATGAAGCTCATGTAGGCCTCCTTCTCACCAAACCTAGGTCAAAGCCCAACTGAGTGGGTCAGGTCAGGCATCTGCTATCCCCACGGCCCCAGCatggcctcccagcctcccaggacTTACGGAGCATGGTTGGCAAGGTTCTGTATGACCTTGGCGATCAGCGTGAGGGTGCGGGCTGGGCCAGGCGCCGGGTGCTCTGGCGCTAGGCCAAAGAGGCTGGGTGAAAGAATGGCAGGACACAGGAGCCGCAGGAAGAGAGAGGCACACACTAGTCGGGGCCCCAGTGCCTCAGAGCCACGTGCCTTGCATGCTTCTCGCCAGCCTGAGAACACGGTGCCCAGCTCTGCTGGGAACCAGCTGGGGCAGAAAAGACAATGGTCAGAGTGGGAGGATATGGGCATAAAGTTCATGGATGATCAGAGTGCTAAGGTCAGGTGTCAGGAGACACCTGCATTCTGGGTTCCAGGATTGAAGACATTGGGGATAATGACGCTTGGGGTTATAGGTCCACTTAGGGTCAGGGTTTGTTTGTGGTGTAGTTAATCGTGGTGACTTCTGGAGTCAGTAATCTTAGATTTGGGGGTACAGGTTCATATGAAGATGGAGGCCATGAGCTTGGGATGTAGCTATGACTGGACATGAAATTGGGGTGCCAGACATGATATGAAGTAGGATGGGGTTGGGGTTACAGGGTCATCTAGGTTCAGAAATCATGGGATTGATATCCTAGATGGCATGGGATTAGGCATACAGGTTAACCTAGGGTCAGAGGTCAAGGAATTAGAATCCTAGGAATCCCAGTTACATGGGATTTGGGACACAGTGTTACTTAAGGTCAGGGATCATGGAATTGGGGGTATGCCATTACTGGAATCAGAGGTCATAGGAATGAAATCTTATGTTAATTGGGGTCAGGTGGCATGGAATTAGGGTATGGGGTCACCTGTAGTTTAGAAGACAAAGAATTTTGTCCCAGGTTACTTGGGGTTAGGTAGCATGATATTGGGAATGGGTtgccaaatttagcaaataaaacttTAGGATAAacagttaaacttgaatttcagatttaaaaaatgaacacttttttttagtataagcatgtcccaaatatggtcacatttaactgggcatcctgtattttatctggaaaCCCTAATTGGGAGTCAGGGTTAGCACAGTGGCTAAGAGGCAGGGTTAGGCTTGGGTTCTGGGGCCCTGATTCTCACTCGTAAGAGTGGATGATGTTCTCAAAGACCTCCTTGCAGCTGTTTCGCAGTCTGATCTGGTGCTGGGGCAGCTCTGAGGCCGGGCACTTGCTGGGGTTCACCTCACAGTCCTCAGTGGAGGCACAGAGACGCCGCACGACCTGTCCTGCAGTCCAGCACAGCCAGAGAGGGGCCAGCCCATGACCACCACAACCCACAGCACCCAGCCTCCAATTCTATCTCCAAATTACTCTGGAGGCACCTAAAATCTTGGGGAACCCCTGATTCCTTCTAGGATCTGAGCATCCCCAGGGCACCACCCACTACCAGAATCCAAGTTACTCAAGGATTCTCAGATCTCCCCTGGGGTGCCCTAGCCGGCTCAGCTAGGCCTCTGACCCCTGCCCCACTCTGCTTACCCAGCGTCTTTTGGAGGTAATCCTGTGCTACCAGCTTCATGTACTCATCGATGGCTTTGGTGGCCAATGTGTTTTCCCGGAACAGAAGAGCCTCACGGCCTCCACTGCGTGCCAGCTCTGCGGTGCCCAGGTCTGTCACCAGTGCCTGGGCATAGTGGGGTTACAATGAGCTGGGCGCAGACTGAGTCAGGGGGAATCCCTGCCCTTGGCGGGTCCCTCACCCCTGGGGCACAGGCCCACTCCGCATAGCTgctgcccaggcccagccctcgCTGCTGGGGCTCTTAACAGGCCGGAACTTCCACCTCTCAAAGCGCAAACTTGGGCCTTGCAGTGCAGAGGCTCAGCTCAGACCCCTCCCCTCAAGCTGCCCAGCCCCTCGAAAGTGCCACTCTCTTACTGTCCCCACCAACTCCCCCCTGGAGCGCGCGATCGGTCAGCCCCTGGTCACCCGGGTTCGTCCCGTCGCAGCGCCGCACCTGAGCCCGGCCGGTGGCCCGCAGCACGCGCACCATGGCAGCCGCCAGCTCTTCCTTGGCCTGAGCGGGCAGCGCGAGCTCGAGCGCCCCGCAGAGGCGCGCGTAGTGGAAAGTGAGGAACTCAGCCAGTTCCTTGTAGCGTTCAGAGGGCAGCACGCGCAGGCGCCGCGCCCGGATTCGTGCCCGCAGCGCTGCGCCTGCTGGCGCCCCGAGAAGCGGGAACCAGCGCTCCAGGCCCGCGGCGGGCGCGCGGGGGACGCCTAACTCTTCCAGCGTCAAGGCCACGCGGCCCAGCACCGGGGCCCCCGGGCCCGCTCCGCGTAGCCGCAAAGACAGGCGACGCGCGGGCGGCAGCGCCTCAAAGTGGAAGCGTTCAGCCCAGAAGAGCTGGCCCGGGCCAGCCCTCGGAGTTGTGCGAGCCAGCAGTGCGCCGTCCAGCCACAGCTCCGCGCGCACTCCCGgtgcccccgccgccgcccggggCAGCCCCTTCACTTCGTGCACCCACACGCTCAGCCACGTCTCTTCCCGCTCAATGTTGTCCTGCGGACCGGAGTAGGGGAGGGAGCGTGGCGTCTGTGCTCCACATTGGGCACCAGAGGTGAAGCACGGGGTCCGTGCTCCCAGGGGGTCACTGGGCCCCTGGGGGAAGACAGTGAGGCCACGGGGGTGCCCAAGATGGCTATGCGGAAACCCTCTAGCTTTTCTGGGCTCTCCCGGAGAGATCCGGGCTCCAGGGCATGGAGGAGTAGCCGCGGGGTGGGGACTTGGAGACTTCCTGGGGTGCAAATATTGCTCGGATTGAATACAATCCGAGCTGTGCAAGGGGCTGGTAATAGATGCAAGCGGGGGAGGATCTCGGAGTGGCTGCAAAAGTGTAGGAGGGCAGGTGTGGTCCAAGGGGCAAGGTTTTGGGGCGAGTGGGATTTGGGGTGGGTGGAAGGGGCGGGGCCCGGGCTGTGGGAGGGGTCTCCAGGTCCGACCTTGCGCACTACCGACCTGACTAGGCTGGAAGTGGCGACGAATGTCCTCTATCCAGCGGTCTCTCTCAGCAGCCGAGCGACAGGAGAAGCAGCGGCTCCCGCCCGCCCACGTTACCTGTTGAGGAGGGGCATCCAGGGTGCGGTTGAGACCAAGGGTGGAGCCAAAGGGTCAGGCGAGGTGGAGAGTTGCCTGCATTTACCTGGAAGCAGTGGGGCTCCTCCAGGAGGCTGGGGTGCAGTGGCCAGACCCGCACGTCCCGCTCGGCGCCCAGGTCCAGTTCCGAAAGCTTGGCCAGCGATTCCCGAGAGCCCAGAGCACTGGGGGGTCTGGTGAAGGCGCACATGAACAAGCTGTCATTCCTACCcactacccctcccccaccccaactacCCCTTACAGCCTGAAGGGTGGAAGCCAGGAGGGACTTGAACCTAAATTGGACTTGAATCCTCCTTTTGACACTTAATTAACTGTCTGAACTCCAGTCACGCTGGCCTTGTTTTTGTCACTTCATCCGTCCTCTtgacctttgcacctgctgttccctctgcctgaaattctCTTCCTGACCCTTTCGGCCTAGTTAACTTCCATCTCAGCTCAAGTGTCCCTTCCCTGACACTCCCAGACCAAGGTGTTGACTCAGCTGCACTTTTAGTTATTGTGTCAGACTCTACCCCCCACCATTCAAAGGAGGGCTGGCTCAATGCTAAGGGTCTTTCAGTGGCCCCAGCATTGCCCAACATGGGGCAGGACACAGAGGGCCACGGGGGATATTTGGTGAAAGTCAGAATTATAggcagaaggagggggaggggcaatgttGAATCCCAGCCCCTCCAGCTCCTCAGAGACCCTTACCCATCCTGGGAAGCATTGGCTTCTAGCTCCGATTtggcctttttcttctctttcagccACTTGAGCAGCccctgtggggagggggatgtCAGCTGGGCAGAACCCTGTGTTCCCTCCTCAGCTCCTTTCCCCCCCAGGGTGTCCTGGATGATCTGTTGTTCTTGAGGGAATCACAACCTCAGGCTATATTAGCAGGAATATTAAAGGCAATCCACAGCTCCCATTTCTAAAGCACCAATCATATGCTTTCCTACATTCTCTATGGACTTTTCATAAACAGCCCCAAGAAGGAGCTTCTCTTTCTGGCtccatttgacagataaggaCGCTATGATCCTGAGAGGGTCAGTGATCTGCCTAAGATCACC from Physeter macrocephalus isolate SW-GA chromosome 2, ASM283717v5, whole genome shotgun sequence encodes the following:
- the RASAL3 gene encoding RAS protein activator like-3; amino-acid sequence: MDPPSQSLASQTQPAVPSPLTSYHWHTGGCGEKGAGGFRWGRLAGWGRALSHQESTVSSQPAPRSLFRRVLSAPPKESRSSRLRISKTLWGRHKSPPLESEPEPETSEPEPELEPPAPQIPEAPPPDVPVWNIGAFTLLDGRLVMLEGEEERPRRPRVGSASSEGSIQVALGNLRDPDRISGKTEPEAAGPNEVHNIRGLLKWLKEKKKAKSELEANASQDGPPSALGSRESLAKLSELDLGAERDVRVWPLHPSLLEEPHCFQVTWAGGSRCFSCRSAAERDRWIEDIRRHFQPSQDNIEREETWLSVWVHEVKGLPRAAAGAPGVRAELWLDGALLARTTPRAGPGQLFWAERFHFEALPPARRLSLRLRGAGPGAPVLGRVALTLEELGVPRAPAAGLERWFPLLGAPAGAALRARIRARRLRVLPSERYKELAEFLTFHYARLCGALELALPAQAKEELAAAMVRVLRATGRAQALVTDLGTAELARSGGREALLFRENTLATKAIDEYMKLVAQDYLQKTLGQVVRRLCASTEDCEVNPSKCPASELPQHQIRLRNSCKEVFENIIHSYDWFPAELGTVFSGWREACKARGSEALGPRLVCASLFLRLLCPAILSPSLFGLAPEHPAPGPARTLTLIAKVIQNLANHAPFGEKEAYMSFMNSFLEDHGPAMQHFLDQVAMVDVHTAPSGYQGSNDLALQLAVLHAQLCTIFAELDQATRDSLEPLPTILSAIEEGRPVPVSVPMRLPPPPAQVHSSISAGEKPGFLAPRDLPKHTPLISKSQSLRSVHGAGSWARPRPDEEQPPRLPRPVQRTQSVPAGRPARHHPSAGPRPRPKGSLRTGPVPRGRPRTGTSASLPRKPSVPWQRQLDQPRDRDQTLGTHRPMGKMTELQCEVAALRQDQKALFGLVESLGTHIRALSEQQEQLRSQLQNLATRLREGTAKLDPERDPPTNEGHRLKSLECRLAEIESTQAQLRETIQSLQLLPRTSGSQSQPLPLKTPCINGDTT